The genomic DNA TCGCCCGCGACGGTCTGCTGGACGTGCTGCTGATGGACGTGCTCTCCATCGGGATCACCGCCTGGCGCCACCTCATGCCGACCGTTCGCGAGATCGGCGTCGCCGCCTCGCCGCACGCCTGGGGGCACCCGCTGAAGACCCTCTACGCCGCCCAGCTCGCCGCCGGACTCGGGAACGTGCCCGTCGTCGAGGCGGTGCCCGGCACCACCGACGGCGTCGACGCCTCCGGCTACACCCTGGTGGACGGGCGCCTCACCCTCCCCGACGCCCCCGGCTTCGGCCTGGGCCCGCGCTTGACGGCCGCGGGACACTGACACGCATGGAACCTGCGCACACGCTGACCTACGCCTGGCGGGCGGAGATCACCGACGAGGAGGTCTCCACGCTGCACGCCCTCGCCTTCGACCACGAGGACAGGGTCGAGGCCTGGAACCTGCGACTGGAGCGGCACTCGCTGGGTTGGGGGACCGCCCGGCGCGACGGGGCGCTGATCGGCTTCTGCAACGTGGTCACCGACGGCGGCCGTCACGCCTTCCTCGTCGACACTGTCGTCCACCCCGACCACCAGGGTTCCGGGATCGGGCACGAGCTGGTGGTCCGGGCGGTTCAGGAGTGCCGGGACAGCCCCGCCGAATGGCTGCACGTCGACTTCGAGGCCGAGGTCTCGCCCTTCTATCTCGCGACCGGTCTCTTCCGGGCGACGACGGCCGGGCTGCTCGAGCTCTGAGCCCGCGCCGCCCACGGCTCACTTCAGCCCGGCCATCTTGATGTTGGCGATGATCTGCCGCTGGAAGACGAGGAACAGGACGATGATCGGCAGTGCAGCGCAGGCGGAGCCGGCCATCAGCAGCCCCAGCTCCGAGGCGCGCTCGCCGCGGAAGGCCGCCAGGTACTGCTGGACCTGGAAGAGTTCCGGGCTGGTGATCGTCATGACGGGCCACACGAAGTTGTTCCAGTACGCCATGAAGCTCGTGATGCCCACGACCACGAAGGGCGCCTTCGACAGCGGCAGGAAGATCCGCAGGTACACGCCCCAGCGCCCGCAGCCGTCCATCACCGCGGCCTCCTCCAGGCTGGAGGGGATGTTGAGGTAGAACTGGCGCACGAAGAAGATGTGCGCGGCCGTGGCCATGCCGGGGATGATCAGCACCGCGAGGGTGTCCAGCATGTGCAGGTCGGTGACCACGATGAAGCTGGTCAGCAAGATGGTCATGCCGGGGATGAACATGGTCATCAGCACCAGCGGCCACACGTAGCGCTTGCCGGCGAACTCGAGCCGGGCGAAGGCGTAGGCCGCCATCGAGTTCACAGCGATCGACCCGGCGGTGAAGATCACCGCGCCGAACCCGGTGATCGCCAGGGTGCGCAGGAAGGCGGTATCGGAGAGGATCGCCGTGTAGTTCTGCCAGCGCCACACCTCGGGGAAGAACTGGAACGGGGTGGAGACCACCTCGGTGCGGATCTTGAACCCGGAGATGATCATCCAGGCCAGCGGGAACAGCGCCAGCGCCACGATGGCCAGGCTGACCAGCGCCTTCAACGCGACGATCAGCATCCAGCGCGGCTGCAGCATCCGTCGCCGTCGGGCCGTCCGACGGTCGGCGGGGGCGGTGGTGGGGGCGGCGGTCTCGGTGAGCACGGCCATGTCAGTCCACCAGCTTCTCGGAGTTGACGATGCGGAAGATGACCGACGAGATCGTCCCCAGCACCACGAACAGCAGCAGGGCCGCGGCGAGCGAATAGCCGACGTACGCATCGCCCCGGAAGTGGTTGAAGATGAAGAGGTTGGGGAGCTCGGTGGCGCCGTGGGGGCCACCACCGGTCATCACCAGGGGCAGCTCGAACTGCTGGATGGAACCGACGAAGCCGGTCACCAGCAGGAACAGCAGCACATTCTTCATCTGCGGGATCGTGATGTACACGGTCCGCTGCCACCAGTTCGCGCCCTCGAGCTGGGCCGCCTCGTAGAAGGAATCCGGGATGTCGAGCATCGCGGCGATCATGATCAGGGTCGAGATCCCCAGGCCTAGCCACACGGCCGGCACCGCAATCGCCG from Brachybacterium sacelli includes the following:
- a CDS encoding GNAT family N-acetyltransferase — protein: MEPAHTLTYAWRAEITDEEVSTLHALAFDHEDRVEAWNLRLERHSLGWGTARRDGALIGFCNVVTDGGRHAFLVDTVVHPDHQGSGIGHELVVRAVQECRDSPAEWLHVDFEAEVSPFYLATGLFRATTAGLLEL
- a CDS encoding carbohydrate ABC transporter permease is translated as MAVLTETAAPTTAPADRRTARRRRMLQPRWMLIVALKALVSLAIVALALFPLAWMIISGFKIRTEVVSTPFQFFPEVWRWQNYTAILSDTAFLRTLAITGFGAVIFTAGSIAVNSMAAYAFARLEFAGKRYVWPLVLMTMFIPGMTILLTSFIVVTDLHMLDTLAVLIIPGMATAAHIFFVRQFYLNIPSSLEEAAVMDGCGRWGVYLRIFLPLSKAPFVVVGITSFMAYWNNFVWPVMTITSPELFQVQQYLAAFRGERASELGLLMAGSACAALPIIVLFLVFQRQIIANIKMAGLK